The following are from one region of the Corylus avellana chromosome ca1, CavTom2PMs-1.0 genome:
- the LOC132163798 gene encoding small ribosomal subunit protein uS13c-like, with protein MAQTLAMPVAPSLSLICNGRNPNALSNSLSFPIASPPKVRGLSIKSVRVGGVEVPNNKRVEYSLQYIHGIGRTRARKILCDLNLENKITKDLSEEELITLRDEVTKYMIEGDLRRFNALAIRRLKEIQCYRGMRHIQGLPCRGQRTKNNCRTLKGKRVAIAGKKKAPR; from the exons ATGGCACAAACGCTGGCAATGCCTGTGGCGCCCTCGCTCTCCCTAATCTGCAACGGAAGAAACCCAAATGCTCTCTCTAACAGCCTCTCCTTCCCAATTGCAAGTCCTCCTAAG GTTCGTGGTCTAAGCATCAAATCTGTTCGTGTTGGAGGAGTGGAGGTCCCAAACAACAAGAGGGTTGAGTACTCTCTCCAGTACATTCATGGGATTGGCCGTACCAGAGCCAGAAAAATCCTTTGTGACCTCAACTTGGAGAACAAAATTACCAAGGACTTATCTGAGGAAGAGCTCATCACACTCCGTGACGAAGTCACCAAATACATGATTGAAGGCGACCTG AGGCGGTTCAATGCGCTGGCTATAAGGAGATTGAAAGAGATTCAGTGCTATAGAGGGATGCGGCACATTCAAGGATTGCCTTGTAGAGGACAGCGAACGAAGAACAATTGCAGGACCTTGAAGGGTAAGAGGGTTGCCATTGCTGGAAAGAAGAAAGCCCCCCGTTAA
- the LOC132170145 gene encoding protein terminal ear1 homolog — translation MSKPLNPNAQSFHPEKEALAITFAFSRRQPQQLLLPLLPLSQAWPPVPAFLPDGPCGPYGQVIYDAGAQPEPIQKLKGPEVFERVDRGPRCQVQRPRLLNRKASSVNCRGKVWIPKKEGKSCVSNGVLPFPPVLEVMNNNFHRGNSSKTMNAAPARIIHFPSTLDEVISSDKTTVMIKNIPNQFIRDDLLAILDKHCREENMKPESQSCKSAYDLVYLPMDFRKFWYQGKMTNLGYAFVNFTSCRAAFRFFLSFHKHVWAVTENKKICEVTLAELQGKEPLIDSFKNRLFWCQTSSFLPAVFETPRDGSNLSTFTTVGIRVPRSPPKRQLTRAFRFPKT, via the exons ATGTCAAAGCCTTTGAACCCGAACGCCCAGTCCTTCCACCCTGAAAAGGAGGCACTCGCCATCACCTTCGCCTTCTCTCGCCGGCAGCCGCAACAGCTTCTTCTGCCTTTGCTTCCTCTGTCGCAGGCGTGGCCGCCGGTTCCGGCCTTCCTCCCGGACGGGCCTTGTGGTCCGTACGGGCAAGTCATCTATGATGCTGGCGCACAGCCTGAGCCGATTCAGAAGTTGAAGGGTCCCGAGGTGTTTGAAAGGGTGGATAGGGGACCGAGGTGCCAGGTGCAGAGACCGAGGCTTTTGAATCGAAAGGCTAGTAGTGTGAACTGCAGAGGGAAAGTTTGGATCCCAAAGAAAGAAGGGAAGAGTTGTGTAAGTAATGGCGTACTTCCTTTTCCTCCGGTTCTTGAAGTCATGAACAACAACTTTCACAGGGGAAACTCGTCGAAGACGATGAATGCTGCTCCTGCTCGTATTATTCATTTCCCTTCCACTCTTGATGAAGTTATAAGTTCTGACAAAACCACTGTCATGATCAAGAACATCCCCAACCAGTTCAT AAGGGATGATCTGCTCGCTATACTTGACAAACATTGTCGGGAAGAGAACATGAAGCCAGAGTCACAATCGTGCAAGTCTGCCTACGACCTTGTCTATTTGCCCATGGATTTCAG GAAATTTTGGTATCAGGGGAAGATGACAAATCTGGGGTACGCATTCGTGAATTTTACAAGTTGTAGGGCTGCATTCAGGTTCTTCTTGTCATTTCACAAACACGTTTGGGCCGTTACTGAGAACAAGAAAATATGTGAAGTCACTCTTGCTGAGCTTCAG GGAAAAGAGCCGTTGATTGATAGCTTCAAAAACAGGCTCTTCTGGTGTCAAACATCCTCCTTCCTCCCTGCTGTTTTTGAGACTCCGAGGGACGGCTCGAACTTATCCACGTTCACGACGGTTGGCATACGTGTACCTCGCTCACCTCCCAAACGGCAACTTACTCGGGCGTTTCGTTTCCCTAAAACCTAG